One region of Nycticebus coucang isolate mNycCou1 chromosome 10, mNycCou1.pri, whole genome shotgun sequence genomic DNA includes:
- the ELK4 gene encoding ETS domain-containing protein Elk-4 has translation MDSAITLWQFLLQLLQEPQNKHMICWTSNNGEFKLLQAEEVARLWGIRKNKPNMNYDKLSRALRYYYVKNIIKKVNGQKFVYKFVSYPEILNMDPMTVGRIEGDCETLNSSEVSSSSKDGEIGGKEKPPQPGAKSSSRNDYIHSGLYSSFTLNSLNSSTVKLFKPIKIENPAEKLAEKKSPQEPTPSVIKFVTTPCKKPSVEPLTATISTGPSISPSSEETIQALETLVSPKPPSLEAPASASNATANFSTTPSVSSIPTSLQEPARTPSPPLSSNPDIDTDIDSVASQPMELPDNLPLEPKDQDSALPEKDKTSNSSRSKKPKGLELAPTLVITGSDPSPLGILSPSLPTASLTPAYFSQTPIILTPSPLLSSIHFWSTLSPVAPLSPARLQGANTLFQFPSVLNSHGPFSLSGLDGPSTPGPFSPDLQKT, from the exons ATGGACAGTGCTATCACCCTGTGGCAATTCCTCCTTCAGCTCCTGCAGGAGCCTCAGAACAAGCACATGATCTGCTGGACCTCTAATAATGGAGAGTTCAAGCTTTTGCAGGCAGAAGAGGTAGCTCGTCTCTGGGGAATTCGCAAGAACAAGCCTAATATGAATTATGACAAACTCAGCCGAGCCCTCAGATACTATTATGTGAAG AATATCATCAAAAAAGTGAATGGTCAGAAGTTTGTGTACAAGTTTGTCTCTTATCCAGAGATTTTGAACATGGATCCAATGACAGTGGGCAGGATTGAGGGAGACTGTGAAACTTTAAACTCCAGTGAAGTCAGCAGCAGTTCCAAAGATGGGGAGATTGGAGGGAAAGAGAAACCACCACAGCCTGGTGCCAAGAGCTCTAGCCGCAATGACTACATACACTCTGGTTTATATTCTTCGTTTACTCTCAACTCGTTGAACTCTTCCACTGTGAAGCTTTTCAAACCAATAAAGATTGAGAATCCAGCTGAGAAACTGGCAGAGAAAAAATCCCCTCAGGAACCAACACCATCTGTCATCAAATTTGTAACAACACCTTGCAAAAAGCCATCAGTTGAACCTCTTACTGCCACTATTTCAACTGGTCCAAGTATTTCCCCATCTTCAGAAGAAACCATCCAAGCATTAGAGACACTGGTTTCCCCTAAACCACCTTCCCTGGAAGCCCCAGCCTCTGCATCCAATGCAACTGCCAATTTTTCCACCACACCGTCTGTTTCATCCATACCCACTTCCTTGCAGGAGCCTGCTAGGACACCTTCACCACCGCTGAGTTCTAACCCAGACATTGACACAGACATAGATTCTGTGGCTTCTCAGCCAATGGAACTCCCAGACAACTTGCCACTGGAGCCTAAAGACCAGGATTCAGCTTTGCCAGAAAAGGACAAAACAAGTAATTCATCAAGATCCAAGAAACCCAAGGGGTTAGAACTGGCACCGACCCTTGTAATCACAGGCAGCGATCCAAGCCCCCTGGGAATATTGAGCCCGTCCCTCCCCACAGCTTCTCTTACACCAGCATATTTTTCACAG ACGCCCATCATACTGACTCCTAGCCCCTTGCTCTCCAGCATCCATTTTTGGAGTACTCTCAGCCCTGTTGCTCCCCTTAGTCCAGCCAGACTGCAAGGTGCTAACACACTCTTCCAG tttcctTCTGTGTTGAACAGTCATGGACCGTTCTCTCTGTCTGGCCTGGATGGACCTTCCACCCCTGGCCCATTTTCCCCAGACCTACAGAAGACATAA